From Xiphophorus couchianus chromosome 4, X_couchianus-1.0, whole genome shotgun sequence, a single genomic window includes:
- the abcc12 gene encoding multidrug resistance-associated protein 9 isoform X1 has protein sequence MKKDYSIEQSRNRRTSFTDDGLRWRTGSEFAHPDHTDVPSSRVSHPSLFGKYQPSLQTLKPFRWSSPQSHPVDKAGFLSFTTFAWMTPMMWAIFRNRLDLSSLSLSPFDVADTSGERLQRLWEEEVAKKGLEKASLVRAVLRFQRTRLILSVIIGTFAMGAAFVGPGILVNEILNYIESPEKSTVAHGVGLAVALFCTEFLKAFFISLMWAVNLRTAARLKGAFSCMAFQKVISLRVHSGISMGEMINVLTSDGHRLFEAVLFGSFALCAPVIFIACVVLACYVLGYTALTGVCTYIIFVPIQFVLAKLINKFRWKAMQLTDGRVRTMNEILNSIKLIKMYAWEESFEKKIAGLRKKEKKQVRLVSYIQNINTSITSIIPTVATVLTFLVHTLLGLSLTTSDAFTTIAIFNSMRFSLALLPLCVKALAEAAVSLKRLRKILLVQNPEPYLEQRKGNHTAVEMRNATLSWTKAASGPDLPNGQMKNHKQDETDLSESLATLKNISFTLPKGNLLGVCGNVGSGKTSFISSILEQMHLIRGSITADGTFAYVSQQAWIFHGTVQENILMGEAFDQAKYDRVLDVCSLRADLQILPYGDRTEIGERGLNLSGGQKQRISLARAVYANKDIYLLDDPLSAVDAHVGKHIFEECIKKELQGKSVILVTHQLQYLEFCDDILVLEEGEVREAGNHQALMKANGRYAQLISNYQMEQSETQKEEEEEKEEEEASHKEAAEIRQRADSGIVNPAFDMSDETDDGAPADQKPAVTGEDQLVSQESSTEGSVSWRIYHQYCQAVGGYFVTFLTVFIIVLMIGSTAFSNWWLSYWLGQGDGSNSTSNSGNMTSKPGDVSQNPCLHFYQMIYGVMILVTLVLAVIKCFFYTHVTLRAACKLHDSMFRKILASPMSFFDTTPTGRILNRFAKDQEELDSVLPLHMDPFLQFCLLVTFTIVIIASVFPAMLAAVVVMGVLFTLMLFVFQRGIRQMKKMENISRSPCISLTTSTLQGLSTIHAYNIRDSHIKLFKSLNDINSNHYLLFHSGTRWLSFWLDFMAASMALLVALFVVLSSNDVISQPLKGLTMSYTIQLTGMLQYVVRQSTEVEARFNSVERLLEYITTCKSEAPRHIKGVKIPDGWPKNGAIAFQEYKMRYRDNTPIVLNGLDFAIQAGEKLGIVGRTGSGKSSLGVALFRLVEPEGGSILIDDVDIAAIGLQDLRSKLSIIPQDPVLFTGTVRYNLDPFNQYTDEEIWAVLQKTYMKDSISKLDGTLQAEVLENGENFSVGERQLMCMARALLRNSKIILLDEATASIDSETDALIQNTIKEAFHDCTMLTIAHRINTVMYADRILVMDDGKAAELDPPEVLKQRPDSLFSSLLAAANTVNT, from the exons ATGAAGAAGGATTATTCCATAGAGCAGAGCAGGAATCGACGGACATCTTTT ACAGATGATGGTCTTCGATGGAGAACTGGATCTGAATTTGCCCACCCAGATCACACCGACGTTCCTAGCAGCAGGGTGTCCCACCCCTCCCTGTTTGGGAAATACCAGCCCAGCCTACAGACTCTCAAGCCCTTCCGCTGGTCTTCCCCACA ATCCCACCCTGTGGACAAGGCAGGCTTCTTGTCGTTTACAACCTTTGCCTGGATGACTCCCATGATGTGGGCCATATTCAGGAACAGGCTGGACTTGTCCTCTCTTAGCCTCTCCCCATTTGACGTAGCTGACACCAGCGGAGAGAG GTTGCAGAGACTCTGGGAGGAGGAGGTGGCAAAGAAAGGCCTGGAGAAGGCGTCCCTGGTCAGAGCTGTTCTCCGCTTTCAGAGAACGAGGCTCATTCTGTCCGTCATCATCGGCACCTTCGCCATGGGAGCAGCTTTCGTTGGCCCA GGCATCCTGGTTAACGAAATCCTGAACTACATAGAAAGCCCAGAGAAGTCCACGGTGGCCCACGGCGTCGGTCTGGCCGTGGCTCTGTTCTGCACCGAGTTCCTCAAAGCTTTCTTCATCTCCCTGATGTGGGCGGTCAACCTGCGGACGGCCGCCAGGCTGAAAGGAGCCTTCTCCTGTATGGCCTTTCAGAAAGTCATCTCTCTGAGGGTGCACAGCGGCATTTCAATGGGAGAG ATGATTAACGTCTTGACCAGCGACGGCCACCGGTTGTTCGAGGCGGTGCTGTTTGGGAGCTTCGCGCTCTGTGCCCCGGTGATCTTCATCGCCTGCGTTGTGTTAGCCTGCTATGTTTTGGGTTACACCGCACTGACAGGAGTCTGCACCTACATCATCTTCGTCCCCATACAG tttgtcctGGCAAAGCTCATTAACAAGTTCAGATGGAAAGCCATGCAGCTCACAGACGGCCGCGTCCGCACCATGAACGAGATTCTGAACAGCATCAAGCTCATCAAGATGTACGCCTGGGAGGAGTCCTTTGAGAAGAAGATAGCAG GgttaagaaaaaaggaaaagaagcagGTACGGCTGGTCAGCTACATCCAGAACATCAACACCAGCATCACCAGCATCATCCCGACCGTCGCCACTGTTCTCACCTTCCTGGTGCACACTCTGCTGGGTTTGTCGCTCACCACGTCCGAC GCCTTCACTACCATCGCCATATTCAACTCCATGAGGTTCTCCCTCGCTCTGCTGCCACTGTGCGTGAAGGCTCTTGCTGAAGCCGCTGTGTCCCTCAAGAGATTAAGG AAAATCCTGCTGGTCCAGAATCCCGAGCCCTACCTGGAGCAGAGGAAAGGCAACCACACCGCTGTAGAGATGAGAAACGCAACGCTGTCCTGGACCAAGGCAGCCAGCGGGCCAGACCTCCCCAACGGCCAGATGAAGAACCACAAGCAAGACGAGACGGATCTGAGTGAGAGCTTAGCAACGCTGAAGAACATCTCCTTCACTCTGCCCAAG GGCAACCTGCTGGGCGTGTGCGGCAACGTGGGGAGCGGAAAGACGTCGTTCATTTCCAGCATTCTAGAACAG ATGCACCTTATTCGGGGCTCCATCACAGCTGACGGGACATTCGCCTACGTCTCCCAGCAGGCCTGGATTTTCCACGGAACCGTTCAAGAAAATATTCTGATGGGGGAAGCTTTCGACCAGGCCAA ATATGACCGGGTTTTGGATGTGTGCAGCCTCAGAGCTGACCTTCAGATACTTCCATATGGAGATCGGACCGAG attggAGAACGGGGGCTCAACCTGTCAGGAGGACAGAAGCAGAGGATCAGCCTGGCAAGGGCCGTCTACGCCAACAAAGACATCTACCTGCTGGACGATCCGCTGTCTGCTGTCGATGCCCACGTGGGGAAACACATCTTTGAAGAATGCATAAAGAAAGAGCTTCAAGGAAAATCCGTCATACTTGTCACACATCAACTCCAG TATCTGGAGTTCTGTGACGACATCCTGGTTCTGGAAGAGGGCGAAGTGAGGGAGGCCGGGAATCACCAGGCACTGATGAAGGCCAATGGACGCTACGCTCAGCTCATCAGCAACTACCAGATGGAGCAGTCGGAA AcgcagaaggaggaggaagaagagaaggaggaggaggaggcgtcCCACAAAGAGGCTGCTGAGATCAGACAGCGTGCCGACAGTGGGATAGTAAACCCCG cttttgacATGTCAGATGAAACTGATGATGGGGCGCCAGCAGACCAGAAGC CCGCTGTGACGGGTGAAGATCAGCTGGTGAGTCAGGAGTCCTCCACAGAGGGATCTGTGTCCTGGAGAATCTACCACCAGTACTGCCAGGCAGTTGGAG GTTATTTCGTCACCTTCCTCACCGTCTTCATCATAGTCCTCATGATCGGATCCACAGCCTTCAGCAACTGGTGGCTAAGCTACTGGCTGGGGCAGGGAGACGGG tcCAATTCAACGTCTAACTCTGGAAATATGACTTCTAAACCGGGTGACGTCTCCCAAAATCCCTGCCTGCACTTCTACCAAATGATTTATGGAGTGATGATCCTCGTCACGTTGGTCCTTGCTGTTATCAAGTGCTTTTTTTACACTCATGTCACACTCAGAGCTGCCTGCAAACTCCATGACAGCATGTTCCGAAAG ATTCTTGCCAGCCCGATGAGTTTCTTTGACACGACGCCTACTGGACGAATTCTCAACCGCTTTGCCAAAGATCAGGAGGAGTTGGACTCTGTGCTTCCTCTCCACATGGACCCCTTCCTGCAGTTTTGTCTCCTCGTCACATTCACCATCGTCATCATCGCCTCGGTTTTCCCCGCCATGctggcagctgtggttgtcatGGGTGTCTTGTTCACCCTTATGCTCTT TGTATTTCAGAGAGGCATTCGTCAGATGAAGAAGATGGAGAACATCAGCCGCTCTCCGTGCATCTCTCTCACCACCTCCACCCTACAAGGCCTCAGCACCATCCACGCCTACAACATCAGGGACAGCCACATAAAACT GTTCAAATCTCTGAACGACATCAACTCCAACCATTACTTGCTGTTCCACTCCGGCACACGGTGGCTCTCTTTCTGGTTGGACTTCATGGCCGCCTCCATGGCGCTGCTGGTGGCTCTGTTTGTGGTGCTGAGCAGCAACGACGTCATTAGTCAGCCTCTAAAAGGCCTCACCATGTCATACACCATACAG CTGACAGGCATGCTCCAGTATGTAGTGAGGCAGTCAACTGAAGTGGAGGCCAGGTTCAACTCGGTGGAACGACTGCTGGAATACATCACG ACCTGTAAGTCTGAGGCCCCCAGACACATAAAGGGGGTTAAGATTCCTGACGGCTGGCCCAAAAACGGAGCGATTGCCTTCCAGGAGTACAAAATGAGGTACAGAGACAACACGCCTATCGTCCTGAACGGGCTCGATTTCGCCATCCAGGCTGGAGAGAAGCTGGGCATCGTGGGAAGGACGGGCTCTG GGAAATCCTCCCTAGGCGTGGCTTTGTTCAGACTGGTGGAGCCGGAGGGAGGGAGCATTCTTATAGACGACGTGGACATCGCAGCCATCGGCCTGCAGGATCTGCGCAGCAAACTCTCCATCATCCCCCAGGACCCGGTGCTCTTCACTGGCACAGTCAG GTACAACCTAGATCCTTTTAATCAGTATACTGATGAGGAGATCTGGGCGGTTCTACAGAAAACCTACATGAAGGACTCG ATCTCCAAGCTAGACGGGACGTTGCAGGCAGAAGTGTTGGAGAATGGAGAAAACTTCTCTGTTGGTGAGAGGCAGCTGATGTGTATGGCCAGAGCGCTTCTCCGTAACTCCAAG ATCATTCTGCTGGACGAGGCCACGGCCTCCATCGATTCAGAGACAGACGCTCTGATCCAAAACACCATCAAAGAGGCCTTCCACGACTGCACCATGCTCACCATCGCACATCGCATCAACACTGTGATGTATGCAGACCGCATTCTGGTCATGGACGACGGAAAG GCAGCAGAACTGGACCCCCCAGAAGTGCTGAAGCAAAGACCCGACTCCTTGTTCTCCTCACTCCTCGCTGCTGCTAACACTGTGAACACATaa
- the abcc12 gene encoding multidrug resistance-associated protein 9 isoform X2: protein MTPMMWAIFRNRLDLSSLSLSPFDVADTSGERLQRLWEEEVAKKGLEKASLVRAVLRFQRTRLILSVIIGTFAMGAAFVGPGILVNEILNYIESPEKSTVAHGVGLAVALFCTEFLKAFFISLMWAVNLRTAARLKGAFSCMAFQKVISLRVHSGISMGEMINVLTSDGHRLFEAVLFGSFALCAPVIFIACVVLACYVLGYTALTGVCTYIIFVPIQFVLAKLINKFRWKAMQLTDGRVRTMNEILNSIKLIKMYAWEESFEKKIAGLRKKEKKQVRLVSYIQNINTSITSIIPTVATVLTFLVHTLLGLSLTTSDAFTTIAIFNSMRFSLALLPLCVKALAEAAVSLKRLRKILLVQNPEPYLEQRKGNHTAVEMRNATLSWTKAASGPDLPNGQMKNHKQDETDLSESLATLKNISFTLPKGNLLGVCGNVGSGKTSFISSILEQMHLIRGSITADGTFAYVSQQAWIFHGTVQENILMGEAFDQAKYDRVLDVCSLRADLQILPYGDRTEIGERGLNLSGGQKQRISLARAVYANKDIYLLDDPLSAVDAHVGKHIFEECIKKELQGKSVILVTHQLQYLEFCDDILVLEEGEVREAGNHQALMKANGRYAQLISNYQMEQSETQKEEEEEKEEEEASHKEAAEIRQRADSGIVNPAFDMSDETDDGAPADQKPAVTGEDQLVSQESSTEGSVSWRIYHQYCQAVGGYFVTFLTVFIIVLMIGSTAFSNWWLSYWLGQGDGSNSTSNSGNMTSKPGDVSQNPCLHFYQMIYGVMILVTLVLAVIKCFFYTHVTLRAACKLHDSMFRKILASPMSFFDTTPTGRILNRFAKDQEELDSVLPLHMDPFLQFCLLVTFTIVIIASVFPAMLAAVVVMGVLFTLMLFVFQRGIRQMKKMENISRSPCISLTTSTLQGLSTIHAYNIRDSHIKLFKSLNDINSNHYLLFHSGTRWLSFWLDFMAASMALLVALFVVLSSNDVISQPLKGLTMSYTIQLTGMLQYVVRQSTEVEARFNSVERLLEYITTCKSEAPRHIKGVKIPDGWPKNGAIAFQEYKMRYRDNTPIVLNGLDFAIQAGEKLGIVGRTGSGKSSLGVALFRLVEPEGGSILIDDVDIAAIGLQDLRSKLSIIPQDPVLFTGTVRYNLDPFNQYTDEEIWAVLQKTYMKDSISKLDGTLQAEVLENGENFSVGERQLMCMARALLRNSKIILLDEATASIDSETDALIQNTIKEAFHDCTMLTIAHRINTVMYADRILVMDDGKAAELDPPEVLKQRPDSLFSSLLAAANTVNT, encoded by the exons ATGACTCCCATGATGTGGGCCATATTCAGGAACAGGCTGGACTTGTCCTCTCTTAGCCTCTCCCCATTTGACGTAGCTGACACCAGCGGAGAGAG GTTGCAGAGACTCTGGGAGGAGGAGGTGGCAAAGAAAGGCCTGGAGAAGGCGTCCCTGGTCAGAGCTGTTCTCCGCTTTCAGAGAACGAGGCTCATTCTGTCCGTCATCATCGGCACCTTCGCCATGGGAGCAGCTTTCGTTGGCCCA GGCATCCTGGTTAACGAAATCCTGAACTACATAGAAAGCCCAGAGAAGTCCACGGTGGCCCACGGCGTCGGTCTGGCCGTGGCTCTGTTCTGCACCGAGTTCCTCAAAGCTTTCTTCATCTCCCTGATGTGGGCGGTCAACCTGCGGACGGCCGCCAGGCTGAAAGGAGCCTTCTCCTGTATGGCCTTTCAGAAAGTCATCTCTCTGAGGGTGCACAGCGGCATTTCAATGGGAGAG ATGATTAACGTCTTGACCAGCGACGGCCACCGGTTGTTCGAGGCGGTGCTGTTTGGGAGCTTCGCGCTCTGTGCCCCGGTGATCTTCATCGCCTGCGTTGTGTTAGCCTGCTATGTTTTGGGTTACACCGCACTGACAGGAGTCTGCACCTACATCATCTTCGTCCCCATACAG tttgtcctGGCAAAGCTCATTAACAAGTTCAGATGGAAAGCCATGCAGCTCACAGACGGCCGCGTCCGCACCATGAACGAGATTCTGAACAGCATCAAGCTCATCAAGATGTACGCCTGGGAGGAGTCCTTTGAGAAGAAGATAGCAG GgttaagaaaaaaggaaaagaagcagGTACGGCTGGTCAGCTACATCCAGAACATCAACACCAGCATCACCAGCATCATCCCGACCGTCGCCACTGTTCTCACCTTCCTGGTGCACACTCTGCTGGGTTTGTCGCTCACCACGTCCGAC GCCTTCACTACCATCGCCATATTCAACTCCATGAGGTTCTCCCTCGCTCTGCTGCCACTGTGCGTGAAGGCTCTTGCTGAAGCCGCTGTGTCCCTCAAGAGATTAAGG AAAATCCTGCTGGTCCAGAATCCCGAGCCCTACCTGGAGCAGAGGAAAGGCAACCACACCGCTGTAGAGATGAGAAACGCAACGCTGTCCTGGACCAAGGCAGCCAGCGGGCCAGACCTCCCCAACGGCCAGATGAAGAACCACAAGCAAGACGAGACGGATCTGAGTGAGAGCTTAGCAACGCTGAAGAACATCTCCTTCACTCTGCCCAAG GGCAACCTGCTGGGCGTGTGCGGCAACGTGGGGAGCGGAAAGACGTCGTTCATTTCCAGCATTCTAGAACAG ATGCACCTTATTCGGGGCTCCATCACAGCTGACGGGACATTCGCCTACGTCTCCCAGCAGGCCTGGATTTTCCACGGAACCGTTCAAGAAAATATTCTGATGGGGGAAGCTTTCGACCAGGCCAA ATATGACCGGGTTTTGGATGTGTGCAGCCTCAGAGCTGACCTTCAGATACTTCCATATGGAGATCGGACCGAG attggAGAACGGGGGCTCAACCTGTCAGGAGGACAGAAGCAGAGGATCAGCCTGGCAAGGGCCGTCTACGCCAACAAAGACATCTACCTGCTGGACGATCCGCTGTCTGCTGTCGATGCCCACGTGGGGAAACACATCTTTGAAGAATGCATAAAGAAAGAGCTTCAAGGAAAATCCGTCATACTTGTCACACATCAACTCCAG TATCTGGAGTTCTGTGACGACATCCTGGTTCTGGAAGAGGGCGAAGTGAGGGAGGCCGGGAATCACCAGGCACTGATGAAGGCCAATGGACGCTACGCTCAGCTCATCAGCAACTACCAGATGGAGCAGTCGGAA AcgcagaaggaggaggaagaagagaaggaggaggaggaggcgtcCCACAAAGAGGCTGCTGAGATCAGACAGCGTGCCGACAGTGGGATAGTAAACCCCG cttttgacATGTCAGATGAAACTGATGATGGGGCGCCAGCAGACCAGAAGC CCGCTGTGACGGGTGAAGATCAGCTGGTGAGTCAGGAGTCCTCCACAGAGGGATCTGTGTCCTGGAGAATCTACCACCAGTACTGCCAGGCAGTTGGAG GTTATTTCGTCACCTTCCTCACCGTCTTCATCATAGTCCTCATGATCGGATCCACAGCCTTCAGCAACTGGTGGCTAAGCTACTGGCTGGGGCAGGGAGACGGG tcCAATTCAACGTCTAACTCTGGAAATATGACTTCTAAACCGGGTGACGTCTCCCAAAATCCCTGCCTGCACTTCTACCAAATGATTTATGGAGTGATGATCCTCGTCACGTTGGTCCTTGCTGTTATCAAGTGCTTTTTTTACACTCATGTCACACTCAGAGCTGCCTGCAAACTCCATGACAGCATGTTCCGAAAG ATTCTTGCCAGCCCGATGAGTTTCTTTGACACGACGCCTACTGGACGAATTCTCAACCGCTTTGCCAAAGATCAGGAGGAGTTGGACTCTGTGCTTCCTCTCCACATGGACCCCTTCCTGCAGTTTTGTCTCCTCGTCACATTCACCATCGTCATCATCGCCTCGGTTTTCCCCGCCATGctggcagctgtggttgtcatGGGTGTCTTGTTCACCCTTATGCTCTT TGTATTTCAGAGAGGCATTCGTCAGATGAAGAAGATGGAGAACATCAGCCGCTCTCCGTGCATCTCTCTCACCACCTCCACCCTACAAGGCCTCAGCACCATCCACGCCTACAACATCAGGGACAGCCACATAAAACT GTTCAAATCTCTGAACGACATCAACTCCAACCATTACTTGCTGTTCCACTCCGGCACACGGTGGCTCTCTTTCTGGTTGGACTTCATGGCCGCCTCCATGGCGCTGCTGGTGGCTCTGTTTGTGGTGCTGAGCAGCAACGACGTCATTAGTCAGCCTCTAAAAGGCCTCACCATGTCATACACCATACAG CTGACAGGCATGCTCCAGTATGTAGTGAGGCAGTCAACTGAAGTGGAGGCCAGGTTCAACTCGGTGGAACGACTGCTGGAATACATCACG ACCTGTAAGTCTGAGGCCCCCAGACACATAAAGGGGGTTAAGATTCCTGACGGCTGGCCCAAAAACGGAGCGATTGCCTTCCAGGAGTACAAAATGAGGTACAGAGACAACACGCCTATCGTCCTGAACGGGCTCGATTTCGCCATCCAGGCTGGAGAGAAGCTGGGCATCGTGGGAAGGACGGGCTCTG GGAAATCCTCCCTAGGCGTGGCTTTGTTCAGACTGGTGGAGCCGGAGGGAGGGAGCATTCTTATAGACGACGTGGACATCGCAGCCATCGGCCTGCAGGATCTGCGCAGCAAACTCTCCATCATCCCCCAGGACCCGGTGCTCTTCACTGGCACAGTCAG GTACAACCTAGATCCTTTTAATCAGTATACTGATGAGGAGATCTGGGCGGTTCTACAGAAAACCTACATGAAGGACTCG ATCTCCAAGCTAGACGGGACGTTGCAGGCAGAAGTGTTGGAGAATGGAGAAAACTTCTCTGTTGGTGAGAGGCAGCTGATGTGTATGGCCAGAGCGCTTCTCCGTAACTCCAAG ATCATTCTGCTGGACGAGGCCACGGCCTCCATCGATTCAGAGACAGACGCTCTGATCCAAAACACCATCAAAGAGGCCTTCCACGACTGCACCATGCTCACCATCGCACATCGCATCAACACTGTGATGTATGCAGACCGCATTCTGGTCATGGACGACGGAAAG GCAGCAGAACTGGACCCCCCAGAAGTGCTGAAGCAAAGACCCGACTCCTTGTTCTCCTCACTCCTCGCTGCTGCTAACACTGTGAACACATaa